Proteins encoded together in one Micromonospora auratinigra window:
- the hrcA gene encoding heat-inducible transcriptional repressor HrcA — MGLDDRKLAVLRAIVEDYVATQEPVGSKALVERHQLGVSPATVRNDMAVLEEEGYIRQPHTSAGRVPTDRGYRLFVDRLSRVKPLSPAERRAIERFLVGAVDLDDVVHRTVRLLAQLTRQVAVVQYPSLARSKVRHLELVPISTTRLMVVMIADTGRVEQRLVEMPGPIPAEDVTDLRRLVNEKLVGSRLSDTPPLVQALVDESSPQLRPAMATLSSVLLETLVERHEERIALAGTANLTRGGVLDFQGTLRPILEALEEEVVLLKLIGEAEPSTTRVLIGDENEIDNLRAASVVSTGYGPGSTIVGGLGVLGPTRMDYPGTIATVRAVARYVGELLAQN, encoded by the coding sequence ATGGGTCTCGACGACCGCAAGCTCGCCGTGCTGCGCGCGATCGTCGAGGACTACGTCGCGACGCAGGAGCCGGTGGGCAGCAAGGCCCTGGTCGAGCGTCACCAGCTGGGTGTCTCCCCGGCGACCGTCCGCAACGACATGGCCGTGCTGGAGGAGGAGGGCTACATCCGGCAGCCGCACACCAGTGCCGGCCGGGTGCCCACCGACCGCGGCTACCGGCTGTTCGTGGACCGGCTGTCCCGGGTCAAGCCGCTCAGCCCGGCCGAGCGCCGGGCCATCGAGCGCTTCCTGGTCGGCGCGGTCGACCTGGACGACGTGGTGCACCGCACGGTCCGGTTGCTGGCCCAGCTCACCCGCCAGGTCGCCGTCGTGCAGTATCCGAGCCTGGCCCGCTCCAAGGTCCGCCACCTGGAGCTGGTGCCGATCTCCACCACCCGGCTGATGGTGGTCATGATCGCCGACACCGGCCGGGTGGAGCAGCGGCTGGTGGAGATGCCCGGCCCGATCCCCGCCGAGGACGTCACCGACCTGCGCCGCCTGGTCAACGAGAAGCTGGTCGGCAGCCGGCTCTCCGACACCCCGCCGCTGGTCCAGGCGCTGGTCGACGAGTCCTCGCCGCAACTGCGCCCGGCCATGGCCACCCTCTCCAGCGTGCTGCTGGAGACCCTGGTCGAGCGGCACGAGGAGCGGATCGCGCTGGCCGGCACCGCCAACCTGACCCGGGGTGGGGTGCTCGACTTCCAGGGCACGCTGCGCCCGATCCTGGAGGCGCTGGAGGAGGAGGTCGTGCTCCTCAAGCTCATCGGCGAGGCCGAGCCGAGCACCACCCGGGTGCTGATCGGCGACGAGAACGAGATCGACAACCTGCGCGCCGCCTCGGTGGTCAGCACGGGTTACGGCCCGGGCAGCACCATCGTCGGAGGGCTCGGCGTGCTCGGCCCGACCCGGATGGACTACCCCGGCACCATCGCCACGGTGAGGGCCGTGGCACGCTACGTGGGCGAACTGCTGGCCCAGAACTGA
- a CDS encoding DUF4870 domain-containing protein codes for MTEPPRPPGAGDPGAEPPEATPSSSPYGPSASDEPTAPLSGAPGGGGYPPPGDYPPPSGGQPPSGGYPSAGDYPPPGGQPPPSAGGYPPPGGYPPPGVGYPTGGGYGPPAGYPTNDDKTWALIAHFGGPVGVVVGGSLLGWVAPLIALSAKGQQSPVVRAHAVAALNFQLTWVIALLASFVVAVVTCGLLFFIPIIVALVPLIFGIIGGVKATEGVLYRYPMSYQFVK; via the coding sequence ATGACTGAACCTCCTCGCCCTCCCGGAGCGGGAGACCCCGGCGCCGAGCCGCCGGAGGCGACCCCGTCGTCGTCCCCGTACGGCCCGTCCGCGTCGGACGAGCCCACCGCACCACTGTCCGGGGCACCCGGCGGGGGCGGCTATCCCCCGCCCGGTGACTATCCGCCGCCCTCCGGCGGGCAGCCGCCGTCGGGTGGCTATCCGTCCGCGGGCGACTACCCTCCGCCAGGTGGCCAGCCCCCGCCGTCGGCGGGCGGTTATCCGCCGCCGGGCGGCTACCCCCCGCCGGGTGTCGGGTACCCGACCGGTGGTGGCTACGGCCCGCCGGCCGGCTACCCCACCAACGACGACAAGACCTGGGCGCTGATCGCGCACTTCGGCGGCCCGGTCGGCGTGGTGGTGGGCGGCAGCCTGCTCGGCTGGGTCGCGCCGCTCATCGCGCTCAGCGCGAAGGGTCAGCAGTCGCCGGTCGTGCGGGCGCACGCGGTCGCCGCGCTGAACTTCCAGCTCACCTGGGTCATCGCGCTGCTGGCGAGCTTCGTGGTGGCCGTGGTCACCTGCGGGTTGCTCTTCTTCATCCCGATCATCGTCGCCCTGGTGCCGCTCATCTTCGGCATCATCGGCGGCGTGAAGGCCACCGAGGGTGTCCTCTACCGCTACCCGATGAGTTACCAGTTCGTGAAGTGA
- the hemW gene encoding radical SAM family heme chaperone HemW → MPGALPEGESVPRDGSLPAAARRAVGARGFGVYVHVPFCASRCGYCDFNTYTAAELGGGASRETYADTVLAELALAGRVLGESPPPRVDTVFVGGGTPTLLPADDLARILDGIDRTWGLAPDVEVTTEANPETVTPESLRTLRAAGYTRISLGMQSAAPGVLAILDRQHSAGRATAAAREARDAGFDHVNLDLIYGTPGESAEDFAASLDQVVAAGVDHVSAYALIVEDGTRLAARMRRGELPYPSDDVAADRYLAAEAALDAAGFSWYEVSNWARSEAARCRHNLLYWTGADWWGLGPGAHSHVGGVRWWNVKHPSAYAQRLAAGESPGLARELLTPAEAHMEDVMLRLRLADGLPLAGLDEPGRAAAGRALADGLLDADRYAAGRAVLTLRGRLLADAVVRDLLP, encoded by the coding sequence ATGCCCGGCGCTCTTCCAGAAGGCGAATCCGTTCCGCGCGATGGATCGCTGCCCGCTGCCGCCCGTCGCGCCGTCGGCGCCCGCGGCTTCGGCGTCTACGTGCACGTCCCGTTCTGCGCCAGTCGCTGCGGCTACTGCGACTTCAACACGTACACCGCCGCCGAGCTGGGCGGTGGGGCGAGCCGGGAGACGTACGCCGACACGGTGCTGGCCGAGCTGGCCCTGGCCGGGCGGGTGCTGGGCGAATCCCCGCCACCCCGGGTGGACACCGTCTTCGTCGGCGGCGGCACGCCCACCCTGCTCCCCGCCGACGACCTGGCCCGGATCCTCGACGGCATCGACCGCACCTGGGGGCTGGCCCCGGACGTGGAGGTGACCACCGAGGCGAACCCGGAGACGGTAACCCCGGAGTCGCTGAGGACGCTGCGGGCCGCCGGCTACACCCGGATCTCGCTGGGCATGCAGTCCGCCGCGCCGGGGGTGCTGGCGATCCTGGACCGGCAGCACAGCGCCGGCCGGGCCACCGCCGCCGCCCGGGAGGCCCGCGACGCCGGGTTCGACCACGTCAACCTGGACCTGATCTACGGCACGCCGGGGGAGAGCGCCGAGGACTTCGCCGCCTCGCTGGACCAGGTGGTCGCGGCCGGGGTGGACCACGTCAGCGCGTACGCCCTGATCGTGGAGGACGGCACCCGGCTGGCCGCGCGGATGCGGCGCGGCGAGCTGCCGTACCCCTCCGACGACGTCGCCGCGGACCGCTACCTGGCCGCGGAGGCCGCCCTCGACGCGGCCGGGTTCTCCTGGTACGAGGTCTCCAACTGGGCCCGCTCCGAGGCGGCCCGGTGCCGGCACAACCTGCTCTACTGGACCGGTGCCGACTGGTGGGGCCTGGGCCCGGGCGCGCACAGCCACGTCGGCGGGGTGCGCTGGTGGAACGTCAAGCACCCGAGCGCGTACGCGCAGCGCCTGGCGGCGGGGGAGTCACCGGGGCTGGCCCGGGAGCTGCTCACCCCGGCCGAGGCGCACATGGAGGACGTGATGTTGCGGCTGCGGCTCGCGGACGGCCTGCCGCTGGCCGGGCTGGACGAGCCGGGGCGGGCGGCGGCCGGCCGGGCGCTCGCCGACGGCCTGCTGGACGCCGACCGGTACGCCGCCGGCCGGGCGGTGCTGACCCTGCGCGGGCGGCTGCTGGCCGACGCGGTGGTCCGCGACCTGCTGCCCTGA
- a CDS encoding enoyl-CoA hydratase-related protein, whose product MTSPDALVRVATARGVTTLTLDSPHNRNALSTPLMTELLAGLAAAVADDAVRAIVLDHTGPVFCSGADLKETAAAYASGTVPAGMLGDVLVAVRECPKPVLAKVAGPARAGGLGLIAAADLAVCAEEATFAFTEVRIGVIPAVISATVLPRLHPRAAAELYLTGDTFDGRRAAEIGLVTAAVPADGLDTAVRGYCASLVKGAPTALAGAKELLRRPAATDLRAEIAELAALSTGYFLSDEGREGVLAFRAKRPAAWVPTGD is encoded by the coding sequence ATGACCTCTCCGGACGCTCTCGTGCGGGTCGCCACGGCCCGTGGGGTGACCACCCTCACCCTGGACAGCCCGCACAACCGCAACGCGCTCTCCACCCCGCTGATGACCGAGCTGCTGGCCGGGCTGGCCGCCGCGGTCGCCGACGACGCGGTCCGGGCGATCGTGCTGGACCACACCGGCCCGGTCTTCTGCTCCGGGGCCGACCTGAAGGAGACCGCCGCCGCGTACGCCAGCGGCACGGTGCCCGCCGGGATGCTCGGTGACGTGCTGGTCGCGGTCCGGGAGTGCCCGAAGCCGGTGCTGGCGAAGGTGGCCGGGCCGGCCCGGGCCGGTGGCCTCGGCCTGATCGCGGCGGCCGACCTGGCGGTCTGCGCCGAGGAGGCGACGTTCGCCTTCACCGAGGTCCGGATCGGGGTGATCCCGGCGGTGATCTCGGCCACCGTGCTGCCCCGGCTGCACCCGCGCGCCGCCGCCGAGCTCTATCTGACCGGGGACACCTTCGACGGCCGGCGGGCCGCGGAGATCGGTCTGGTCACCGCCGCGGTGCCGGCGGACGGGCTGGACACCGCCGTGCGGGGCTACTGCGCCTCGCTGGTCAAGGGCGCGCCGACGGCCCTGGCCGGCGCGAAGGAGCTGCTGCGCCGGCCGGCCGCCACCGACCTGCGGGCGGAGATCGCCGAGTTGGCGGCCCTCTCCACCGGGTACTTCCTCTCCGACGAGGGCCGGGAGGGCGTCCTCGCCTTCCGCGCGAAGCGGCCCGCCGCCTGGGTGCCCACCGGAGACTGA
- a CDS encoding MOSC domain-containing protein codes for MTGRLTAVNLGTVTEAEWAGDASGRSGIDKRPVDGPVAVRFTGVAGDFIGERAHHGGPDQAVYAYAEEDAGWWAAELGRSLPPGAFGENLSTYAVDVTGAVIGERWAVGTALLEVTKPRTPCTTFAGFWGVPDLIKRFTARAAPGAYLRVLREGELGAGDPVQVVDRPAHGVSVGYVFRATTLEPELLPALLDVPELPEPIREKVRRRLGVAPA; via the coding sequence ATGACGGGCAGGCTGACGGCGGTGAACCTCGGCACGGTGACCGAGGCGGAGTGGGCGGGCGACGCGAGCGGCCGCAGCGGCATCGACAAGCGGCCGGTCGACGGTCCGGTGGCCGTCCGGTTCACCGGCGTGGCCGGCGACTTCATCGGCGAGCGCGCCCACCACGGCGGCCCTGACCAGGCCGTCTACGCGTACGCCGAGGAGGACGCCGGCTGGTGGGCGGCCGAGCTGGGCCGGTCGCTGCCGCCCGGCGCGTTCGGCGAGAACCTCAGCACGTACGCGGTGGACGTCACCGGGGCGGTGATCGGCGAGCGGTGGGCGGTCGGCACCGCCCTGCTGGAGGTGACCAAGCCGCGCACCCCGTGCACCACGTTCGCCGGGTTCTGGGGCGTACCCGATCTGATCAAGCGGTTCACCGCACGGGCGGCGCCCGGGGCGTACCTGCGGGTGCTGCGGGAGGGCGAGCTCGGCGCGGGCGACCCGGTCCAGGTGGTGGACCGGCCGGCCCACGGGGTCAGCGTCGGGTACGTCTTCCGCGCCACCACCCTCGAACCCGAGCTGCTGCCGGCGCTGCTGGACGTGCCCGAGCTGCCCGAGCCGATCCGGGAGAAGGTCCGCCGCCGCCTCGGCGTGGCCCCGGCCTGA
- a CDS encoding carbohydrate ABC transporter permease codes for MKKIALNGAGLLVALFAAFPVYWMVATSLKPNREIFSATPRPVPAAPTLEHYREILTGNLIPGVTFVDFFLNSVLVAVATVLLSGFVALLAATAVARFRFRLRTTFLILLLVVQMIPLEALVIPLFLMIQRLGLYNQLPSLILTYLGFSLPFAVWMLRGFVAAVPKELEEAAAIDGASRAQTFRKVLFPLVAPGLVATSIFSFITAWNELIFALTFINDQDRYTLPVAMTFFFGRDDTAWGSVMAASTLFTLPVIVFFLLVQRRMVSGLVAGAVKG; via the coding sequence GTGAAGAAGATCGCGCTCAACGGGGCCGGTCTGCTGGTGGCCCTCTTCGCCGCGTTCCCGGTGTACTGGATGGTCGCCACCTCGCTGAAGCCCAACCGGGAGATCTTCTCGGCCACGCCCCGGCCGGTGCCCGCCGCGCCGACCCTGGAGCACTACCGGGAGATCCTCACCGGCAACCTCATCCCGGGCGTGACCTTCGTCGACTTCTTCCTCAACAGCGTGCTGGTCGCGGTGGCGACCGTGCTGCTCAGCGGCTTCGTCGCGCTGCTCGCCGCGACCGCGGTGGCCCGGTTCCGGTTCCGGCTGCGCACCACCTTCCTGATCCTGCTGCTGGTGGTGCAGATGATCCCGCTGGAGGCGCTGGTCATCCCGCTCTTCCTGATGATCCAGCGGCTCGGCCTCTACAACCAGCTGCCCAGCCTGATCCTGACCTACCTCGGCTTCTCGCTGCCGTTCGCGGTCTGGATGCTGCGTGGCTTCGTCGCCGCGGTGCCGAAGGAGCTGGAGGAGGCCGCCGCGATCGACGGGGCCAGCCGGGCGCAGACCTTCCGCAAGGTGCTCTTCCCGCTGGTCGCGCCGGGCCTCGTGGCGACCAGCATCTTCTCCTTCATCACCGCCTGGAACGAGCTGATCTTCGCGCTGACGTTCATCAACGACCAGGACCGGTACACCCTGCCGGTGGCGATGACCTTCTTCTTCGGCCGGGACGACACCGCCTGGGGTTCGGTGATGGCCGCCTCCACGCTGTTCACCCTGCCGGTGATCGTGTTCTTCCTGCTGGTGCAGCGCCGGATGGTCTCCGGCCTGGTCGCCGGCGCGGTCAAGGGCTGA
- a CDS encoding carbohydrate ABC transporter permease produces the protein MSTLTEATGTTAARETPARRRRRVDHLPYVLLLPCLVIIAGLLLWPLGQVVGMSFFKLDSVRQLRGDREWPWVGLANYTQILSDPFFRTVLRNTVLFAAANVVLTMILGTLVGLLLNRLGKKMATFVASCVMLAWATPALTGTIVWKWIFDDTSGLVTWLFNKLPDGLSTTLFGRSDWTGYGWFNDPLLFFAILTLVVVWHSFPFIAVSVLAGLKSVPTELQEAARVDGAGPWRVFWSVTFPMLRPVFGILVVLSTIWDFKVFTQQFVLAGGTQDRSTFMLSIYSYAEAFSPPPKYGLGSAIAVILTLILLVVTALYVRMVLRQEDES, from the coding sequence GTGAGCACGCTGACCGAGGCCACCGGCACGACCGCCGCGCGGGAGACCCCCGCGCGGCGGCGCCGCCGCGTGGACCACCTGCCGTACGTCCTGCTCCTGCCCTGCCTGGTGATCATCGCGGGGCTGCTGCTCTGGCCGCTCGGCCAGGTGGTCGGGATGTCCTTCTTCAAGCTGGACAGCGTCCGGCAGCTGCGCGGGGACCGCGAATGGCCGTGGGTGGGCCTGGCCAACTACACGCAGATCCTCAGCGACCCGTTCTTCCGTACGGTGCTGCGCAACACCGTGCTCTTCGCCGCCGCCAACGTGGTGCTCACCATGATCCTGGGCACCCTGGTCGGGCTGCTGCTCAACCGGCTCGGGAAGAAGATGGCCACCTTTGTGGCCAGTTGCGTGATGCTGGCCTGGGCCACCCCGGCGCTGACCGGCACCATCGTCTGGAAGTGGATCTTCGACGACACCAGTGGCCTGGTCACCTGGCTGTTCAACAAGCTTCCGGACGGGCTCTCCACGACGCTCTTCGGCCGCAGTGACTGGACCGGCTACGGCTGGTTCAACGACCCGCTGCTCTTCTTCGCCATCCTCACCCTGGTGGTGGTCTGGCACTCGTTCCCGTTCATCGCCGTGAGCGTGCTGGCCGGGTTGAAGAGCGTGCCGACCGAGCTCCAGGAGGCCGCCCGGGTGGACGGCGCCGGCCCGTGGCGGGTCTTCTGGTCGGTCACCTTCCCGATGCTGCGGCCGGTCTTCGGCATCCTGGTGGTGCTCTCCACCATCTGGGACTTCAAGGTGTTCACCCAGCAGTTCGTGCTGGCCGGCGGCACCCAGGACCGGTCGACCTTCATGCTCTCCATCTACTCGTACGCGGAGGCGTTCTCGCCGCCGCCCAAGTACGGCCTCGGCTCGGCGATCGCGGTGATCCTGACCCTGATCCTGCTCGTCGTGACCGCCCTGTACGTCCGCATGGTGCTCCGGCAGGAGGACGAGTCGTGA
- a CDS encoding sugar ABC transporter substrate-binding protein, whose product MNRWKRLAPVTAIVASAALVLSGCGGSGDDDKAADNSKLTVWMMGEGGDAQTKFLDGVEAEFKKKHPGTDVVVQYIPWLEAPKKFQAALAGGEGPDVTELGNTETQGWAAQEALADVSGKFNGWSEGKDILPDLVKNAQLDGKQYGVPWYAGVRAVYYRTDWFAEAGVKPPTTWDEMVSVAKAVQAKKPGTYGIALPGNSELPFYSFLWSTGAEIATKQGDSWKSGYNTPEAQKAVKFWTDLVTVHKVAPPAAAGWNEVDARTQFATGKAAMAFAGSWQGGAMKKDNPDIEKVWGTFPIPGPDGKPAPAFAGGSDIALWKDSKKQDLAWDYLTVLLSKQKDQEFASSLGFFPVYKDLVSGGNYANDKVMASFATAMQNTKLTPLTPKWVEVSRTKTVTQAMNSSVIKGQKTVEKATADAATEMESILNAK is encoded by the coding sequence GTGAACAGGTGGAAGCGGCTGGCTCCGGTCACCGCCATCGTGGCCTCGGCCGCGCTGGTGCTGTCCGGATGCGGTGGCTCCGGGGATGACGACAAGGCCGCGGACAACAGCAAGCTGACGGTCTGGATGATGGGCGAGGGCGGCGACGCCCAGACCAAGTTCCTGGACGGCGTCGAGGCCGAGTTCAAGAAGAAGCACCCCGGCACCGACGTGGTGGTGCAGTACATCCCCTGGCTCGAGGCCCCCAAGAAGTTCCAGGCCGCGCTCGCCGGCGGTGAGGGGCCGGACGTCACCGAGCTGGGCAACACCGAGACCCAGGGCTGGGCGGCCCAGGAGGCCCTCGCCGACGTCTCGGGCAAGTTCAACGGCTGGTCCGAGGGCAAGGACATCCTCCCCGACCTGGTGAAGAACGCCCAGTTGGACGGCAAGCAGTACGGCGTCCCGTGGTACGCCGGCGTGCGCGCCGTCTACTACCGCACCGACTGGTTCGCCGAGGCCGGCGTGAAGCCGCCGACGACCTGGGACGAGATGGTCTCCGTCGCCAAGGCCGTCCAGGCCAAGAAGCCGGGCACCTACGGCATCGCCCTGCCCGGTAACTCTGAGCTGCCGTTCTACTCCTTCCTCTGGTCGACCGGCGCCGAGATCGCCACCAAGCAGGGCGACAGCTGGAAGTCCGGCTACAACACGCCGGAGGCGCAGAAGGCGGTCAAGTTCTGGACCGATCTGGTCACCGTGCACAAGGTCGCCCCGCCGGCCGCCGCCGGCTGGAACGAGGTCGACGCCCGTACCCAGTTCGCCACCGGCAAGGCCGCGATGGCGTTCGCCGGTAGCTGGCAGGGTGGCGCGATGAAGAAGGACAACCCCGACATCGAGAAGGTGTGGGGGACGTTCCCGATCCCCGGTCCGGACGGCAAGCCGGCCCCGGCCTTCGCCGGCGGCTCCGACATCGCCCTCTGGAAGGACAGCAAGAAGCAGGACCTGGCCTGGGACTACCTGACCGTGCTGCTGAGCAAGCAGAAGGACCAGGAGTTCGCCAGCAGCCTCGGCTTCTTCCCGGTGTACAAGGACCTGGTCAGCGGCGGCAACTACGCCAACGACAAGGTGATGGCCTCGTTCGCGACCGCCATGCAGAACACCAAGCTGACCCCGCTGACCCCGAAGTGGGTCGAGGTCAGCCGGACCAAGACGGTGACCCAGGCGATGAACAGCTCGGTCATCAAGGGCCAGAAGACGGTCGAGAAGGCAACCGCCGACGCGGCCACCGAGATGGAAAGCATCCTCAACGCCAAGTGA
- a CDS encoding GlsB/YeaQ/YmgE family stress response membrane protein encodes MTVWGILTALVVGLIVGALGRLVVPGRQNMPIWLHMLIGVGAALLGTVLARALGIATETAGIDWTELLVQVVLAAIAVALVAGVGRRRSVSRY; translated from the coding sequence ATGACCGTCTGGGGCATCCTTACCGCTCTCGTCGTTGGTCTGATCGTCGGTGCGCTCGGTCGCCTGGTCGTTCCGGGCCGCCAGAACATGCCGATCTGGCTGCACATGCTGATCGGCGTGGGCGCCGCGCTGCTCGGTACCGTGCTGGCCCGGGCCCTGGGTATCGCGACCGAGACCGCCGGCATCGACTGGACCGAGCTGCTGGTGCAGGTCGTGCTGGCCGCCATCGCCGTGGCCCTGGTGGCCGGTGTGGGCCGTCGGCGCAGCGTCTCGCGCTACTGA
- a CDS encoding GlsB/YeaQ/YmgE family stress response membrane protein, whose protein sequence is MTVWGILTALVVGLIVGALGRLVVPGRQNMPIWLHMLIGVGAALLGTVLARALGIATETAGIDWTELLVQVVLAAIAVAVVAGVGRRRSVSRY, encoded by the coding sequence GTGACCGTCTGGGGCATTCTTACCGCTCTCGTCGTTGGTCTGATCGTCGGCGCCCTGGGTCGCCTGGTCGTTCCGGGCCGCCAGAACATGCCGATCTGGCTGCACATGCTGATCGGTGTCGGTGCCGCGCTGCTCGGTACCGTGCTGGCCCGGGCCCTGGGTATCGCGACCGAGACCGCCGGGATCGACTGGACCGAGCTGCTGGTGCAGGTCGTGCTGGCCGCCATCGCCGTCGCCGTGGTGGCCGGTGTGGGCCGTCGGCGCAGCGTCTCGCGCTACTGA